A genomic region of Notamacropus eugenii isolate mMacEug1 chromosome 3, mMacEug1.pri_v2, whole genome shotgun sequence contains the following coding sequences:
- the LOC140531886 gene encoding uncharacterized protein — MTFLKYRGLAYVATWLLQAAASRGPRWAPAGLGSPLVSRSRVTPQAAPRARLPPRRRPQPGSATALWHARPGQGAAGLPRGRRPWPRPSRRRPGALLPAAHLSSGPAPAGRRLRTRRAPPGSSLSPGSAQSRAGAGGATELRTGARASPRRPGSAASPHLPPTSSFGSPADDAT, encoded by the exons ATGACCTTCTTAAAGTACAG GGGGCTAGCCTACGTGGCCACCTGGCTCCTCCAGGCAGCAGCCTCGCGAGGTCCGAGGTGGGCTCCGGCCGGCCTGGGCAGCCCTTTAGTCTCCCGATCCCGCGTGACGCCCCAGGCGGCTCCGCGCGCCCGGCTGCCCCCACGCAGACGCCCGCAGCCTGGCTCGGCCACGGCCCTCTGGCACGCACGCCCCGGCCAAGGCGCAGCCGGGCTCCCGAGGGGGAGGCGGCCCTGGCCCCGTCCGTCACGCCGCCGTCCCGGGGCGCTCCTCCCCGCCGCTCACCTGAGCTCAGGGCCGGCCCCCGCCGGGCGCCGCCTGCGCACGCGCCGCGCTCCGCCAGGGAGCAGCCTCTCCCCGGGCTCGGCGCAGTCCCGGGCTGGAGCCGGCGGAGCCACCGAGCTCCGCACTGGGGCTAGAGCGTCGCCGAGGCGGCCCGGCTCTGCCGCCTCGCCCCACCTGCCGCCTACTTCCTCCTTCGGGTCACCAGCCGACGACGCCACCTAG